A window of Rhododendron vialii isolate Sample 1 chromosome 13a, ASM3025357v1 contains these coding sequences:
- the LOC131313660 gene encoding abscisic acid receptor PYL12-like, with protein sequence MMSLYHTHNFSPNQCGSSLVQTIEAPLPLVWSMVRRFDHPQSYKKFVKSCTVQSGGNGGVGSIREVEIVFGLPARFSTERLDKLDDETHVMMFSIIGGDHRLENYHATMTLHEDNGREDGGKTVVIESYVVDVPAGSSEEDTCLFADTIIRCNLKSLANISEKMALDLVIRTQIMEIDAY encoded by the exons ATGATGAGCCTATACCACACCCACAACTTCTCGCCCAATCAGTGTGGCTCGAGCCTGGTCCAGACCATAGAAGCACCACTGCCCCTAGTGTGGTCCATGGTCCGGCGCTTTGACCACCCACAATCCTACAAGAAGTTCGTAAAGAGCTGCACCGTGCAATCCGGCGGCAATGGTGGTGTTGGAAGCATCCGAGAg GTGGAGATCGTCTTCGGCTTACCGGCTAGATTTAGCACAGAGCGGCTCGACAAGCTTGACGACGAGACTCATGTCATGATGTTTAGTATTATCGGAGGAGACCATAGGCTTGAGAATTATCACGCAACTATGACACTGCATGAGGATAACGGTAGAGAGGATGGCGGGAAGACCGTCGTGATCGAATCGTACGTCGTGGATGTTCCGGCAGGGAGTAGTGAGGAAGATACATGCTTGTTTGCCGATACTATAATCAGATGCAACCTCAAGTCCTTGGCTAATATCAGCGAAAAGATGGCTTTGGATTTAGTCATAAGGACCCAAATAATGGAGATCGATGCATATTAG